A region of Ochotona princeps isolate mOchPri1 chromosome 2, mOchPri1.hap1, whole genome shotgun sequence DNA encodes the following proteins:
- the MFAP2 gene encoding microfibrillar-associated protein 2 isoform X2, with protein MRAAHLILLLLPGLLAQGQYDLDPLPFPEHVQYPHYGDQIDSPDYYDYQVAEASPQPSEEEQFQFQSQQQVEQEVIPVPTSEPGNGETEPTEPGPLDCREEQYPCTRLYSIHKPCKQCLNEVCFYSLRRVYVVNKEICVRTVCAHEELLRADLCRDKFSKCGVMASSGLCQSVAVSCARSCGSC; from the exons ATGAGAGCTGCCCACCTCATCCTGCTCTTGCTGCCTG GCCTGCTGGCTCAGGGCCAGTATGACTTAGACCCGCTGCCGTTCCCGGAGCACGTGCAGTACCCCCACTATGGTGACCAGATCG ACAGCCCGGACTACTACGACTATCAGG TTGCAGAGGCAAGTCCTCAGCCCTCGGAGGAGGAGCagttccagttccagtcccagcagcaaGTGGAACAGGAAGTCATCCCCGTGCCCACTTCAG AACCAGGAAATGGGGAGACTGAGCCCACGGAACCTGGGCCTCTTG ACTGCCGGGAGGAGCAATACCCTTGCACCCGTCTCTACTCCATCCACAAGCCTTGCAAACAGTGCCTCAATGAAGTCTGCTTCTACAG TCTGCGCCGGGTGTACGTTGTCAACAAGGAGATCTGTGTCCGTACCGTGTGTGCCCATGAGGAGCTCCTTCGAG CGGACCTTTGTCGGGACAAGTTCTCCAAATGCGGCGTGATGGCCAGCAGTGGCCTGTGCCAGTCTGTGGCCGTCTCCTGCGCCAGGAGCTGCGGGAGCTGTTAG
- the MFAP2 gene encoding microfibrillar-associated protein 2 isoform X1: MRAAHLILLLLPAGLLAQGQYDLDPLPFPEHVQYPHYGDQIDSPDYYDYQVAEASPQPSEEEQFQFQSQQQVEQEVIPVPTSEPGNGETEPTEPGPLDCREEQYPCTRLYSIHKPCKQCLNEVCFYSLRRVYVVNKEICVRTVCAHEELLRADLCRDKFSKCGVMASSGLCQSVAVSCARSCGSC; this comes from the exons ATGAGAGCTGCCCACCTCATCCTGCTCTTGCTGCCTG CAGGCCTGCTGGCTCAGGGCCAGTATGACTTAGACCCGCTGCCGTTCCCGGAGCACGTGCAGTACCCCCACTATGGTGACCAGATCG ACAGCCCGGACTACTACGACTATCAGG TTGCAGAGGCAAGTCCTCAGCCCTCGGAGGAGGAGCagttccagttccagtcccagcagcaaGTGGAACAGGAAGTCATCCCCGTGCCCACTTCAG AACCAGGAAATGGGGAGACTGAGCCCACGGAACCTGGGCCTCTTG ACTGCCGGGAGGAGCAATACCCTTGCACCCGTCTCTACTCCATCCACAAGCCTTGCAAACAGTGCCTCAATGAAGTCTGCTTCTACAG TCTGCGCCGGGTGTACGTTGTCAACAAGGAGATCTGTGTCCGTACCGTGTGTGCCCATGAGGAGCTCCTTCGAG CGGACCTTTGTCGGGACAAGTTCTCCAAATGCGGCGTGATGGCCAGCAGTGGCCTGTGCCAGTCTGTGGCCGTCTCCTGCGCCAGGAGCTGCGGGAGCTGTTAG